From Solidesulfovibrio carbinoliphilus subsp. oakridgensis, the proteins below share one genomic window:
- a CDS encoding adenylate/guanylate cyclase domain-containing protein: MHFKPLFYSLLTLAALAAGLFAATLEPARRVDAWTSDLWHVLAGKRAEPSRVAVALLDDEALAAEPDRPLVFWGPLYAKVLARIREAGAVAVGMDIQPALSPVTWMDLIGADSSRDFDRDFMLELARGKVILAASVSTESGEPSFSLPATDYLLALPGHEADLGLTNVPLDRDGVVRRFAPALYSEGEPRLSFAAALARRADPKAPGLVDIDAQTALVPRPIAFAGPPGTFAHISFARLLAPDAANDPEVKALAGKVVILGIDIHGAHDRLASPYSLPVFGAPKEFMPGPEIHANIVEALLTGRGLAPIGRLGAAAAWLPFLALCALACAKLGPGRSALATAGCAVASFGLGYGLFRYGWLMPMAGCDFGLTLTWAGANAVRLTRGEREKAHIRHAFGKYVSDAAIDGILASGKPPAPGGSLATVTILFSDIRNFTTLSEKLGPQEVVELLNAYFSKVCDIILEHGGMIDKFIGDAVMAVFGAPLADPAHARQALATALGMVAASNDFQGWMQKRFPHLGDWTFRIGVGLHSGPAVVGNIGSRQRLDFTVIGDTVNTASRLEGFTKEMGCPVVASQTVVDLAGVGVLTGRREQAHVKGKSEPVPALEILGLADQ; encoded by the coding sequence ATGCATTTCAAGCCTCTTTTTTACAGTCTGCTGACCCTGGCCGCCCTGGCCGCCGGCCTTTTCGCCGCCACCCTCGAACCGGCCCGGCGCGTCGACGCCTGGACCTCGGACCTGTGGCACGTGCTGGCCGGCAAGCGGGCCGAGCCCTCCCGCGTGGCCGTGGCCCTGCTCGACGACGAGGCGCTGGCCGCCGAACCCGACCGGCCGCTCGTCTTCTGGGGGCCGCTGTACGCCAAGGTGCTGGCCCGAATCCGCGAGGCCGGGGCCGTGGCCGTCGGCATGGACATCCAGCCGGCCTTGAGCCCCGTCACCTGGATGGATCTGATCGGGGCCGATTCCAGCCGGGATTTCGACCGCGACTTCATGCTGGAACTGGCCCGGGGCAAGGTCATCCTGGCGGCCAGCGTGTCCACCGAATCCGGGGAGCCGTCCTTCAGCCTGCCGGCCACCGACTATCTGCTGGCCCTGCCCGGCCACGAGGCCGATCTGGGCCTCACCAACGTGCCGCTCGACCGCGACGGCGTGGTCCGGCGTTTCGCCCCGGCCCTTTATTCCGAAGGCGAGCCCCGGCTGTCCTTTGCCGCCGCCCTGGCCCGGCGGGCCGATCCCAAGGCGCCGGGCCTAGTCGACATCGACGCCCAGACCGCGCTGGTCCCCCGGCCCATCGCCTTTGCCGGCCCGCCGGGCACGTTTGCGCACATAAGCTTCGCCCGGCTCCTGGCCCCTGACGCGGCGAACGACCCCGAGGTCAAGGCGCTGGCCGGCAAGGTCGTCATCCTTGGCATCGACATCCACGGGGCCCACGACCGGCTGGCCTCGCCCTATTCCCTGCCCGTCTTCGGCGCGCCCAAGGAATTCATGCCCGGCCCGGAGATCCACGCCAACATCGTGGAGGCGCTCCTGACCGGCCGCGGCCTGGCGCCCATCGGCCGCCTGGGGGCCGCGGCCGCCTGGCTGCCGTTTCTGGCCCTGTGCGCCCTGGCCTGCGCCAAGCTCGGCCCGGGCCGCTCGGCCCTGGCCACGGCCGGGTGCGCCGTGGCCTCCTTTGGCCTCGGCTACGGCCTTTTCCGGTACGGCTGGCTCATGCCCATGGCCGGCTGCGACTTCGGCCTGACCCTGACCTGGGCCGGGGCCAACGCCGTGCGCCTGACGCGCGGGGAACGCGAAAAGGCCCACATCCGCCACGCCTTCGGCAAGTACGTGTCCGACGCGGCCATCGACGGCATCCTGGCCAGCGGCAAGCCGCCCGCGCCCGGCGGCTCCCTGGCCACGGTCACCATCCTTTTCTCCGACATCCGGAATTTCACGACATTAAGCGAAAAGCTCGGCCCGCAGGAGGTAGTCGAGCTTCTAAACGCCTATTTTTCCAAGGTCTGCGACATCATTCTGGAGCATGGCGGCATGATCGACAAATTCATCGGCGACGCGGTCATGGCCGTTTTCGGCGCCCCCCTGGCCGATCCGGCCCACGCCCGGCAGGCCCTGGCCACGGCCCTTGGCATGGTTGCTGCTTCAAACGACTTCCAGGGCTGGATGCAGAAACGCTTCCCCCATCTCGGGGACTGGACCTTTCGCATCGGCGTCGGGCTCCATTCCGGCCCGGCCGTTGTCGGCAACATCGGCTCGCGCCAACGGCTCGATTTCACGGTCATTGGCGACACCGTGAACACCGCCTCGCGCCTGGAAGGCTTCACCAAGGAGATGGGGTGTCCGGTGGTGGCCAGCCAGACCGTCGTGGATCTGGCCGGTGTCGGCGTCTTGACGGGACGCCGGGAGCAGGCCCATGTCAAAGGCAAGAGCGAACCCGTGCCGGCCCTGGAAATCCTCGGGCTGGCCGACCAATAA
- a CDS encoding ABC transporter permease, whose protein sequence is MAGLFAFSPKRFAAMVSKEFTQMRRDRVTFGMMVGIPLLQLILFGYAINSDPKHLPTAILDNDRSTFSRDMAAAMKNSLYFEFTRELTTEAEADELLRLGRIQFVLTIPPHFGRDLVRGDRPVVLLEADATDPSATSNAVSAIRQAASDAFNRDLTGPLLALRAPEPLVDLRLHARYNPEANTQFNIVPGLMGVVLTMTLVIITSLAITRERERGTMENLLITPVRPIEVLLGKILPYIIVGYIQMALIIVAAVFLFHVPILGSLPLLFLVSFPFIAANLGVGITFSTVAQNQLQAVQMSFFFFLPSILLSGFMFPFRGMPEWAQWIGTALPLTHYLRVVRGIVLKGNGFADVFPSLWPIGLFLLVSLGLGITRYRQTLD, encoded by the coding sequence ATGGCCGGACTCTTCGCCTTTTCCCCCAAACGGTTCGCGGCCATGGTGTCCAAGGAATTCACCCAGATGCGCCGGGACCGGGTCACCTTCGGCATGATGGTCGGCATTCCGCTCCTGCAGCTCATCCTTTTCGGCTATGCCATCAACTCCGACCCCAAACACCTGCCCACGGCCATCCTCGACAACGATCGGTCGACTTTTTCCCGGGACATGGCCGCGGCCATGAAAAACAGCCTTTATTTCGAATTCACCCGGGAGCTCACCACTGAGGCCGAGGCCGACGAACTCTTGCGCCTGGGCCGCATCCAGTTCGTCCTGACCATTCCGCCGCATTTCGGCCGGGACCTGGTGCGCGGCGACCGGCCGGTGGTCCTGCTCGAAGCCGACGCCACCGATCCCTCGGCCACGTCCAACGCCGTCTCGGCCATACGCCAGGCCGCTTCCGACGCCTTCAACCGCGACCTGACCGGCCCGCTGCTGGCCCTTCGGGCCCCCGAGCCCCTGGTCGACCTGCGCCTGCACGCCCGCTACAACCCCGAGGCCAACACCCAGTTCAACATCGTGCCCGGGCTCATGGGCGTGGTCCTGACCATGACGCTTGTCATCATCACTTCGCTCGCCATCACCCGCGAGCGGGAGCGCGGCACCATGGAAAATCTGCTCATCACGCCGGTGCGGCCCATCGAGGTCCTGCTCGGCAAGATCCTGCCCTACATCATTGTGGGCTACATCCAGATGGCGCTCATCATCGTGGCGGCGGTCTTCCTTTTCCACGTGCCCATCCTGGGCAGCCTGCCGCTTTTATTCCTCGTCTCCTTCCCCTTCATCGCCGCCAACCTGGGGGTGGGCATCACCTTCTCGACCGTCGCCCAGAACCAGTTGCAGGCCGTGCAGATGTCCTTTTTCTTCTTCCTGCCGTCCATCCTCTTGTCCGGGTTCATGTTCCCGTTTCGGGGCATGCCCGAATGGGCCCAGTGGATCGGCACGGCCCTGCCGCTGACCCACTATCTGCGCGTGGTGCGCGGCATCGTGCTCAAGGGCAACGGTTTTGCCGACGTCTTTCCGAGCCTGTGGCCCATCGGCCTCTTTCTGCTGGTGTCGCTCGGCCTTGGCATCACGCGCTACCGGCAGACCCTCGACTAG
- a CDS encoding ABC transporter ATP-binding protein has translation MSGEAPVIDVTGLTKIFGKKTVVDHIDMRVARGEIYGFLGPNGSGKTTFIRMLCGLLRPDDGYGTCLGFDVREEPERIKPHVGYMSQKFSLYEDMTVRENLDFIARMYGVAGREAAIGRTIERMNLGRFRDQLAGTLSGGWKQRLALSACMIHEPRLLLLDEPTAGVDPMARRDFWDEVHKLAGEGITALISTHYMDEAERCHRLAYIAYGHLLATGSVAEIVAAEGLATYEVSGPELYGLIDRLRGLPGVEQVVAFGLTLHVSGRDGAALEASLKPFMAPPHTFRRIPSNLEEVFISLMRKAVA, from the coding sequence ATGAGCGGGGAGGCGCCGGTCATCGACGTCACCGGCCTGACCAAGATTTTCGGCAAAAAGACCGTGGTCGACCACATCGACATGCGGGTGGCGCGCGGGGAGATCTACGGCTTTCTCGGGCCAAACGGCTCGGGCAAGACGACGTTTATCCGCATGCTCTGCGGGCTGTTGCGTCCGGACGACGGCTACGGCACCTGCCTGGGGTTCGACGTCCGCGAGGAGCCGGAGCGCATAAAGCCCCACGTGGGCTACATGTCGCAGAAATTTTCCCTGTACGAGGACATGACCGTGCGGGAGAACCTGGATTTCATTGCCCGCATGTACGGCGTGGCCGGCCGGGAGGCGGCCATCGGCCGGACCATCGAGCGCATGAATCTCGGCCGGTTCCGGGACCAGCTGGCCGGCACGCTTTCCGGCGGCTGGAAGCAGCGCCTCGCCCTTTCCGCCTGCATGATCCACGAGCCAAGGCTGCTGCTCCTCGACGAGCCGACCGCCGGCGTCGATCCCATGGCCCGGCGGGATTTCTGGGACGAGGTCCACAAGCTGGCCGGCGAGGGCATAACCGCCCTTATTTCCACCCACTATATGGACGAGGCCGAGCGGTGCCACCGGCTCGCCTACATCGCCTACGGCCATCTCCTGGCCACGGGCTCGGTGGCCGAGATCGTGGCCGCCGAGGGGCTGGCCACCTATGAGGTCTCCGGGCCGGAACTCTACGGGCTCATCGACAGGCTGCGGGGGCTGCCCGGGGTCGAGCAGGTGGTGGCCTTTGGCCTCACACTCCACGTCAGCGGCCGGGACGGAGCTGCCCTCGAAGCAAGCCTCAAGCCCTTTATGGCCCCGCCCCACACCTTTCGGCGGATTCCCTCCAACCTCGAAGAGGTTTTTATAAGCCTCATGCGCAAGGCGGTGGCGTAA
- a CDS encoding HlyD family secretion protein, translating to MKMPRLLPALCLFLSGLVCLAGCEAEKPPVWQGYVEGEFVYVAGKIAGRLDTLSVARGDTVVVGQALYALEHGYEDRSLALAEADLRRAESDLRDKEKGLRPEEIDQITADLRRAKASLSLSRLEYDRRVRLYASKTIAKEELDAARTAQSTDQEQVKSLEAKLATGRLASREDQIRAAQAAVDAARQAVGQARWNLDQMTQRAGVGGLVYDTLHYRGEWVAAGSPVVALLPPENVKARFFVPEAVAGALSRGQDIRVSWDGGKEPVAARISYIAPTVEYTPPVIYSQDFREKLVIMVEAVFAPDVAARLHPGQPVDVSLASVPASVPVPAPGPGDGGKAGGS from the coding sequence ATGAAGATGCCTAGGCTGCTCCCGGCCCTGTGCCTGTTCCTGTCGGGCCTTGTCTGCCTGGCCGGCTGCGAAGCCGAAAAACCGCCGGTCTGGCAGGGCTATGTGGAAGGGGAGTTCGTGTACGTGGCCGGCAAGATCGCCGGCCGCCTGGACACCCTGTCCGTGGCCCGGGGCGACACCGTCGTGGTCGGACAGGCGCTCTATGCCCTGGAGCACGGTTATGAGGACCGGAGCCTGGCCCTGGCCGAGGCGGACCTGCGCCGGGCCGAATCCGACCTGCGCGACAAGGAGAAGGGGTTGCGGCCCGAGGAGATCGACCAGATCACGGCCGATCTGCGCCGGGCAAAGGCCTCCCTGTCCCTGTCGCGGTTGGAGTACGACCGCCGGGTCAGACTCTACGCCAGCAAGACCATTGCCAAGGAAGAGCTCGACGCCGCCCGTACCGCCCAGTCCACCGACCAGGAACAGGTCAAGTCCCTCGAAGCCAAGCTGGCCACGGGCCGGCTGGCCAGCCGCGAGGACCAGATCCGGGCCGCCCAGGCGGCCGTGGACGCGGCCCGACAGGCCGTGGGCCAGGCCCGGTGGAACCTCGACCAGATGACCCAGCGGGCCGGCGTCGGCGGCCTGGTCTACGACACCCTCCACTACCGGGGCGAGTGGGTGGCGGCCGGCAGCCCGGTGGTGGCGCTCTTGCCGCCGGAAAACGTCAAGGCCCGGTTTTTCGTGCCCGAAGCCGTGGCCGGGGCGCTTTCCCGGGGCCAGGACATCCGCGTCTCCTGGGACGGCGGCAAAGAGCCGGTCGCGGCCAGGATTTCCTACATCGCCCCCACGGTCGAATACACGCCGCCGGTCATCTACAGCCAGGATTTCCGGGAAAAGCTCGTCATCATGGTCGAGGCGGTCTTTGCCCCGGACGTGGCCGCGCGCCTGCACCCGGGCCAGCCGGTGGACGTGTCCCTGGCCTCGGTTCCGGCCTCGGTCCCGGTCCCTGCTCCCGGCCCGGGGGACGGCGGCAAGGCGGGCGGCTCATGA
- a CDS encoding TetR/AcrR family transcriptional regulator produces MGDIEEAATVLTRILEAAAEEFGRVGFSGAKVEAIARRAGVNKAGLYYHVGNKEKLYEAVLLRLFAQVAGTLEEAVAQGGDPGQALGALARAMAGLFARLPMLPRIMALEMASGGAHMPAAALAEFRRIFTVTRDILARGVADGSLRPAEPVFVHLALVGTLIVYSLSEPLRRRFADAARDLGLSLDLPLAGVADFLAETMGRGLASEPPACPPCAAAFLEEADHEDA; encoded by the coding sequence ATGGGCGATATCGAGGAAGCAGCCACCGTGCTGACGCGGATTTTGGAGGCCGCGGCCGAGGAATTCGGCCGGGTGGGATTCTCCGGGGCCAAGGTCGAGGCCATCGCCCGGCGGGCCGGGGTCAACAAGGCCGGGCTCTATTACCATGTCGGCAACAAGGAAAAGCTCTACGAGGCCGTGCTCCTGCGCCTGTTCGCCCAGGTGGCCGGGACCCTCGAGGAGGCCGTGGCCCAGGGCGGCGATCCGGGCCAGGCCCTTGGCGCCCTGGCCCGGGCCATGGCCGGGCTTTTCGCCCGCCTGCCCATGCTGCCGCGCATCATGGCCCTGGAGATGGCCTCGGGCGGGGCCCACATGCCGGCCGCCGCCCTGGCCGAGTTCCGGCGCATCTTCACCGTGACCCGCGACATCCTGGCCCGGGGCGTGGCGGACGGGAGCCTGCGCCCGGCCGAGCCCGTCTTCGTCCACCTGGCGCTGGTCGGCACGCTCATCGTCTACAGCCTGTCCGAACCCCTGCGCCGGCGGTTCGCGGACGCGGCCCGGGACCTGGGACTTTCCCTGGACCTGCCCCTGGCCGGCGTGGCCGACTTCCTGGCCGAGACCATGGGCCGGGGGCTGGCTTCCGAGCCCCCGGCCTGCCCGCCGTGCGCGGCCGCATTCTTGGAGGAGGCCGACCATGAAGATGCCTAG
- a CDS encoding MlaE family ABC transporter permease, with translation MPRPNTMTQALALLLSPIAALGRAVLSLVAELGGLCIFMGKGLWRIVFPSPAWRKIVQQVYFIGVKSVFVIVLIGLFTGMVLGLQGYYTLVKFGSEGLLGAAVALSIIRELGPVLTAIMITGRAGSSMAAEIGIMRISEQIDALSTMGINPLRFLIAPRLAASLVCFPLLTAIFDVVGIGGGYLTGVVLLGINPGVYFDRIDSTVELGDVTGGFVKSLVFALLVAAICCFEGYFTHTRREGFGAKGVSLATTSAVVLSCITILVADYVLTSFLL, from the coding sequence ATGCCGCGCCCGAACACCATGACCCAAGCCCTTGCCCTTCTCCTCTCGCCCATTGCCGCCCTCGGCCGGGCCGTGCTGTCCCTGGTGGCCGAGCTCGGCGGCCTTTGCATTTTCATGGGCAAGGGGCTTTGGCGCATCGTTTTTCCCTCGCCCGCCTGGCGCAAGATCGTGCAGCAGGTCTACTTCATCGGCGTCAAGTCGGTGTTCGTCATCGTGCTGATCGGCCTGTTCACGGGCATGGTGCTCGGCCTCCAGGGCTACTACACCCTGGTCAAATTCGGCTCCGAAGGGCTTCTGGGCGCGGCCGTGGCCCTGTCCATCATCCGGGAGCTCGGGCCGGTCCTGACCGCCATCATGATCACGGGCCGGGCCGGGTCGTCCATGGCCGCCGAGATCGGCATCATGCGCATCTCCGAGCAGATCGACGCCCTTTCGACCATGGGCATAAATCCCCTGCGGTTCTTGATCGCCCCCCGGCTGGCCGCCTCGCTCGTCTGCTTTCCGCTGCTGACCGCCATCTTCGACGTGGTCGGCATCGGCGGCGGCTATCTGACGGGCGTGGTGCTCCTCGGCATCAATCCCGGGGTTTATTTCGACCGCATCGACAGTACGGTGGAACTTGGCGACGTGACCGGCGGTTTTGTCAAATCCCTGGTCTTCGCCCTGCTCGTGGCGGCCATTTGCTGCTTCGAGGGCTATTTCACCCACACCAGGCGCGAGGGGTTCGGGGCCAAGGGCGTGAGTCTGGCCACCACTTCGGCCGTGGTCCTGTCGTGCATCACCATTTTGGTGGCAGACTACGTCCTGACCTCTTTTCTGCTGTGA
- the mlaD gene encoding outer membrane lipid asymmetry maintenance protein MlaD encodes MKKYAMETTVGVFVLAGLLCVAYLTVKLGKLDVFGGDSYPLVARFKDVTGLKSGAYVEMAGVRIGRVSAVALDPKDNMALVTLEIQNGVRLTDDSIASIKTSGLIGDKFVKVSPGGSDDVLKPGGTIVETEASVDLGDLIGKYVFGGVK; translated from the coding sequence ATGAAAAAATATGCCATGGAAACCACGGTCGGGGTCTTCGTCCTGGCGGGCCTCTTGTGCGTGGCCTACCTGACCGTCAAGCTCGGCAAACTCGACGTCTTCGGCGGCGACAGCTATCCGCTGGTGGCCCGGTTCAAGGACGTGACGGGCCTCAAAAGCGGGGCGTACGTGGAAATGGCCGGCGTGCGCATCGGCCGGGTCTCGGCCGTCGCCCTCGACCCCAAGGACAATATGGCCCTGGTCACCTTGGAGATCCAAAACGGCGTGCGCCTCACAGACGATTCCATCGCCTCCATCAAGACCAGCGGGCTTATCGGCGACAAGTTCGTCAAGGTCTCCCCGGGCGGCTCGGACGACGTCCTCAAACCCGGCGGCACCATTGTCGAGACCGAGGCCTCGGTCGATCTCGGCGACCTCATCGGCAAATACGTTTTTGGCGGCGTCAAATAG
- a CDS encoding ABC transporter substrate-binding protein, whose translation MNRILSRFCLMLLLVAATASPVRAGQATETLSSSVDRIISLLADPAYKNPDTRPAMRTKLISVIDGIFDMTELSRRALGADWNKFSPDQQTRFVAAFGQLLQNTYLDKIESYTDEKVQYLKEQALGSGKAEVDTKVVGKGKEIPIAYRLVDRGGWKVYDVVIEGVSLVQNYRSQFGQILVNESPDALIARIAAKRS comes from the coding sequence ATGAACCGTATCCTTTCCCGCTTCTGTCTGATGCTGCTCCTTGTGGCCGCAACCGCCTCCCCCGTCCGGGCCGGGCAGGCGACCGAAACGCTGAGTTCCTCCGTGGATCGGATCATCAGCCTGCTGGCTGACCCGGCCTACAAGAATCCGGACACCCGGCCGGCCATGCGGACCAAGCTCATCAGTGTCATTGACGGCATCTTCGACATGACGGAACTGTCCCGCCGGGCCCTCGGCGCGGACTGGAACAAATTTTCGCCCGACCAGCAGACCCGTTTCGTGGCCGCCTTCGGCCAACTGTTGCAGAACACTTACCTTGACAAAATCGAGAGCTACACCGATGAAAAGGTGCAGTATCTCAAGGAGCAGGCACTCGGGAGCGGCAAGGCCGAGGTGGACACCAAGGTCGTCGGCAAAGGGAAGGAAATTCCCATTGCCTACCGTCTCGTGGATCGCGGCGGCTGGAAGGTCTACGACGTGGTGATCGAGGGCGTGAGTCTGGTGCAGAACTACCGCAGCCAGTTCGGCCAGATTCTGGTCAACGAGAGCCCGGATGCCCTGATCGCCAGGATCGCCGCCAAAAGATCCTGA
- a CDS encoding VacJ family lipoprotein: MTATTPRNLVLILLAVTVLGTSGCNARNQTAKGFDQAAAPTQAPAAPAASMPAPSPAATPAAAPLDDDDAPGTYAETPPAPVADPLYGWNKFWFTFNHYFYSGLMRPISTGYSYVVPRMVRTGLANAYTNFTFPIRFINSLLQLDFTKASREFGRFMLNSTLGIGGLVDVAKSDPNLQPGNEDFGQTLGHYGIGDGFYIVWPLLGPSTLRDTVGLAGDAAANPLTWIFSPFAVYDDGYNPWFWPYVIKASDVFNRLPETLENYDSVVKPAIDPYSAVKDAYIQYRRNAVSQ; the protein is encoded by the coding sequence ATGACCGCCACCACGCCACGAAACCTCGTCCTGATCCTGCTTGCCGTAACGGTCCTTGGAACTTCCGGCTGCAACGCCCGCAACCAGACCGCCAAGGGTTTCGACCAGGCGGCGGCCCCGACCCAGGCGCCCGCGGCTCCGGCCGCCTCCATGCCCGCCCCGTCGCCGGCCGCCACCCCGGCCGCGGCCCCCCTGGACGACGACGACGCGCCCGGAACCTACGCCGAAACGCCGCCCGCGCCCGTGGCCGATCCGCTCTATGGCTGGAACAAGTTCTGGTTCACCTTCAACCACTACTTCTACAGCGGGCTCATGCGTCCCATTTCCACGGGCTACAGCTACGTGGTGCCCCGGATGGTCCGCACCGGACTGGCCAACGCCTACACGAACTTCACCTTCCCCATCCGTTTCATAAACTCGCTCCTCCAGCTCGACTTCACCAAGGCGTCGCGCGAATTCGGCCGTTTCATGCTCAACAGCACCCTCGGCATCGGCGGTCTGGTGGACGTGGCCAAATCCGACCCCAACCTCCAGCCCGGCAACGAGGACTTCGGCCAAACCCTTGGCCATTACGGCATCGGCGACGGGTTCTACATCGTGTGGCCGCTCCTTGGCCCCTCGACCCTGCGCGACACCGTGGGCCTGGCCGGCGACGCCGCCGCCAATCCGCTCACCTGGATATTCAGCCCCTTCGCCGTGTACGACGACGGCTACAATCCCTGGTTCTGGCCCTATGTCATCAAGGCCAGCGACGTGTTCAACCGCCTGCCCGAGACGCTCGAGAACTACGACAGCGTG